ACGGCAGCTCCCGTGGCCACGCCTCGCGCACGGCCTGGGTCACTTGCAGCACCAGGCGAATGCGATTTTCGAACGAACCACCGTATGCGTCCTGGCGCTGATTGCTCAGCGGCGAGAGGAACTGATGCAACAGGTAGCCGTGCGCCGCGTGGATCTCTACTACCTTGAAGCCGGCCGTCAGGGCGCGTTTGGCCGCCGCGACGAAGTCGGCGATCACCTGCTGGATCTGGGCTTCATCCAACGGTTTGGGCTGGGTGTGCTGGGGGTCGAACGCAATGGGCGACGGCGCGACCGGCACCCAGCCACCGTCTTCAGGCTTGACGCTGCCGTGCTTGCCGAGCCACGGGCGGTGAGTGCTGGCCTTGCGCCCGGCATGCGCCAGCTGGATTCCGGCCACCCCACCCTGGGCCGCAATAAAGCGCGTAATGCGTTGCAGCGGTTCGATCTGTTGGTCGTTCCACAGCCCCAGGTCCTGGGCAGTAATGCGACCAACGGCGCTCACCGCAGTGGCTTCGGTGAAGATCAGGCCAGCGCCGCCTACCGCACGGCTGCCGAGATGCACCAAGTGCCAGTCATTGGCCAGGCCATCGGCGCTGGAGTACTGGCACATCGGCGATACGGCGATGCGGTTGGGCAAAGTCAATTGGCGCAGGGTGTAGGATTCGAGCAGTTGACTCATGGCGCACCTCTTCTGGGTTCTGTGGGCACTCTTCAAAGCGTGCTTAGAGCCTAGTCGACAACGCGCGATCGCACAGGGTTCAGCACAACACGGGCGCCGATGGCCGGCGCCCGTGCTGCGTGGGCTTACATCTCGACCTGGGTACCCAGCTCGATCACCCGGTTAACCGGCAGTTTGAAGAAGCGCAGGTTGCCGTTGGCGTTTTTCAACATAAACGCGAACAAGCCTTCGCGCCAGCGCGCCATGCCCTTGATGCGCGAGGCAATCACCGTTTCACGGCTGAGGAAATAGGTGGTACGCATCGGGCTGAAATCCAGTTCGTCCAGATGACACAGCTTCAGCGCCTGGGGTACGTCCGGCTCGTCGGTGAACCCGAAGTGCAGGATGACGCGGAAGAAGCCTTCGCCGTAGGCATCCACCTCGAAACGTCGGGTGGCCGGTACGCGTGGAATATCTTCGTAGACCACGGTCAACAGCACCACCTGCTCATGCAGCACCTGGTTGTGCAGCAGGTTGTGCAACAGCGCATGGGGCACCGCATCCGGGCGCGCCGTGAGGAACACCGCCGTACCCTGCACCCGATGGGGCGGTTGCACGCGGATGCTGCTGATAAAGATCGGCAGCGGCAGGCCGCCTTCGTCGAGGCGCTCCACCAGCAATTGCTTGCCGCGCTTCCAAGTGGTCATCAGCACGAACAGCACGATGCCCGCCAATACCGGGAACGCGCCGCCCTGGATGATCTTCGGCACGTTGGCGGCGAAGTACAGACCGTCGACCAACAGGCAGCAGACCAGCACCGGCACCGCCAGCACCGGCGGCCATTTCCACAGCAGCAGCATCACCGCCGACACCAGGATGGTGGTCATCAGCATGGTGCCGGTTACCGCCACGCCGTAGGCCGAGGCCAAGGCGTTGGACGATTCGAAACCCAGTACCAGCAGGATCACGCCGACCATCAACGACCAGTTCACCGCGCCGATATAGATCTGGCCCTGTTCGGCGCTGGAGGTGTGCTGGATATGCATGCGCGGGATGTAACCGAGTTGGATCGCCTGGCGCGTCAGGGAGAACGCACCGGAAATCACCGCCTGGGAGGCAATCACAGTGGCCAGGGTGGACAACACCACCAACGGGATCAGCGCCCAGCTCGGCGCCAGCAGATAAAACGGGTTGCGCGCGGCTTCGGGATCGCCCAGCAGCATCGCGCCCTGGCCGAAATAGTTGAGTACCAACGCCGGCAACACCAGCATGAACCACGCGCGGGCAATCGGCTTGCGACCGAAGTGGCCCATGTCGGCATACAGCGCTTCGGCGCCGGTCAATGCCAGCACTACCGCGCCGAGGATCGCCACGCCGATGCCTGGATGGGCCTCGAAGAAACGCACGGCCCAGATCGGGTTCAGGGCATGGAGTACCTCAGGGTGCAGGGTAATGCCGTACACACCCAGGCCGCCCAGCACCAGAAACCAGGTCACCATCACCGGCCCGAACAGTTTGCCGATATGGTCGGTGCCGTGCTTCTGGATCAGGAACAGCGCCACCAACACCACCAGGGCAATCGGCACTACCCATTTTTCCAGGCCATCGAACGCCAGTTCCAGGCCTTCCACGGCCGACAATACGGAAATTGCCGGGGTGATCATGCTGTCACCGTAGAACAATGCCGCGCCGCACAGGCCACAGACCACCAGGAAACTGCGCAGCCGTCTGCGCTCCCCCGCCGCCCGCCGCGCCAGCGCGGTGAGGGCCATGATCCCGCCTTCGCCCTGGTTGTCTGCGCGCAGTACAAACAGCATGTACTTGATCGACACCACCCAGATCAGCGACCAGAAGATCAGCGCCAGAATCCCCAGCACGCCATCGTGGTTGACCTGAACCCCATAACCGCCGTTGAACACCTCTTTAAGGGTATAGAGCGGGCTGGTTCCGATATCGCCATAAACCACCCCGACCGCTGCCACCAGCATGCCAATCGGTTTGGCGTTTGAATGCTCGGCACCTACTGCCTGACTACTTGCCTGACCCATCAACCACTCCTGCCCTTTGACCTGAGGTCTTATATGAACAACGCGTCTAAGCCGACGCTAGCATGCGCCGTTTTACTTCTCGTAACAGACGTTTTATTGACCCAAGGGTTTTACCCATGCGCAACGGCGCGAAGCATAGCGCAGCGCTCGTCGTATTTCCCTGCATAAAGCTGGTCAAGTCCGTTGCCCATCGCTAGAATTGCGCACTTTTTGATCAGAGGCGCGCCAAGCGCCCGTCCGCTGCCCTGCCCTTTGCGGCGGCGGCGTCATTCAATACCGAGGTTAGACATGTCCACCACTCCCGCAACGGCCAACCCCAAGGTCGGCTTTGTATCCCTGGGTTGCCCCAAGGCGCTGGTCGATTCCGAGCGCATCCTGACCCAACTGCGCATGGAAGGCTATGACGTGGTGTCCACTTATCAGGACGCGGATGTGGTGGTGGTCAACACCTGTGGCTTTATCGACTCGGCCAAGGCGGAGTCGCTGGAGGTGATCGGTGAAGCCATCAAGGAAAACGGCAAGGTCATCGTGACCGGCTGCATGGGCGTGGAAGAAGGCAATATCCGCAATGTGCACCCCAGCGTGCTCGCGGTGACCGGCCCGCAGCAGTACGAGCAAGTGGTCAACGCTGTGCACGACGTGGTGCCGCCACGCCAGGATCACAACCCGTTGATCGACCTGGTGCCGCCCCAAGGCATCAAGCTGACCCCGCGCCACTACGCGTACCTGAAGATCTCCGAAGGCTGTAACCATAGCTGCAGCTTCTGCATTATTCCGTCGATGCGCGGCAAGCTGGTGAGCCGTCCGGTGGGCGACGTACTCGACGAGGCCCAGCGCCTGGTCAAGTCTGGCGTGAAGGAGCTGCTGGTGATCTCGCAGGACACCAGTGCCTACGGCGTCGATGTGAAATACCGCACCGGCTTCTGGAACGGCGCGCCGGTAAAAACCCGCATGACCGAACTCTGCGAAGCCCTCAGCAGCCTGGGCGTATGGGTGCGCCTGCACTACGTCTACCCGTACCCGCATGTGGACGAGCTGATCCCGCTGATGGCCGCCGGCAAGATCCTGCCGTACCTGGACATCCCGTTCCAGCACGCCAGCCCGAAAGTGCTCAAGGCCATGAAACGCCCGGCCTTTGAGGACAAAACCCTGGCGCGCATCAAGAACTGGCGCGAGATCTGCCCGGACTTGATCATCCGCTCCACCTTTATCGTCGGCTTTCCCGGCGAGACCGAAGAAGACTTCCAGTACCTGCTGGACTGGCTGACCGAGGCCCAACTGGACCGCGTCGGCTGCTTCCAGTACTCGCCGGTGGAAGGCGCCCCGGCCAACCTGCTGGACCTGGCCGTGGTGCCGGACGACGTCAAGCAGGACCGTTGGGAACGCTTCATGGCGCACCAACAGGCCATCAGCTCGGCGCGCCTGCAACTGCGCATCGGCAAGGAAATCGAAGTGCTCATCGACGAAGTCGACGAACAAGGCGCCGTGGGCCGTTGCTTCTTCGATGCGCCGGAGATCGACGGCAATGTGTTTATCGACGATGCCAGCGGTTTGAAGCCGGGCGACAAGGTCTGGTGCACCGTGACCGACGCCGACGAATACGACCTGTGGGCCGAAAAACGCGACTGATCGCTGGAAACTTGAAAAAGCCCTGCTTCTGGACAAGATGCGGGGCTTTTTTCGGTCTATTGTTTTGCCCATCGGCGCACACATCGGCAAGAGGCAACGGGCATGCGGCAGCATTCGGTCATTCATACACCTAACACCCGCGATTACCCGGAACTGGTCCGGGTGTGGGAAGCGTCGGTGCGCGCCACCCATGATTTTCTGCCCGACAGCTACATCGTATTACTCAAAGACCTGGTGCTGACCCGCTACCTGGATGCGGTGATGCTGGTCTGCACCAAGGACGCCCGCCAGCGCATCACTGGGTTTGCCGGGGTAGCGGCGGGAAAAGTCGAGATGCTGTTCATCGATCCGCAACATCGTGGCCAAGGCTTGGGCCGCCAGTTGCTGCGCTACGCGGTGGAGTGCATGAACGCCGACGAGCTGGAAGTCAACGAACAGAACCCCCAGGCCCTGGCCTTTTACCTCAAGCAAGGTTTCGAGGTGATCGGACGCACCGAGCATGACGGCCTTGGCCAGCCTTATCCGTTGCTGCGCATGCGCTTGCGCCAGTTGTCGTCGCAGGCGCGCCAGGGCTAAATGAAATGGGGCCGGGATTAACCGGCGCCAGGCAGGTACAATAGCCGCCCCCTTTTGTTACGGCCCTTGTCATGACTGACCCCATACGCCTCTCCAAACGCCTTATCGAACTGGTCGGTTGCTCCCGTCGGGAGGCTGAGCTGTTTATCGAAGGCGGCTGGGTCTCGGTGGACGGTGAAGTGATCGACGAACCGCAGTTCAAGGTCACCACCCAGAAAGTCGAACTCGACCCCGAGGCCAAGGCCACCGCGCCGGAACCGGTGACCATCCTGCTGCACGCCCCGGCCGGTGTGGATGCTGATACCGCGATGGCGATGATCAGCGCCGAAACTCTGTCGGACGAACATCGTTTCGGCAAGCGTCCGCTCAAAGGCCACTTCCTGCGCCTGAGCGCCAGCGCCGACCTGCAGGCCAAGGCCAGCGGCCTGCTGGTGTTCACCCAGGACTGGAAGATTCTGCGCAAATTGACCGCCGATGCCGCCAAGATCGAGCAGGAATATGTCGTGGAGGTCGAAGGCGAGATGGTTGCCCACGGCCTTAACCGCCTGAACCACGGCCTGACCTACAAAGGCAAAGAGCTGCCAGCCGTAAAAGCCAGCTGGCAGAACGAAAATCGCCTGCGCTTTGCGCTGAAAAATCCGCAACCCGGCGTGATCGCGCTGTTCTGCGAGGCGGTCGGCCTGAAGGTCGTGGCTATTCGCCGCATCCGCATCGGCGGGGTGTCCATTGGCAAGGTTCCAGTGGGCCAATGGCGTTACCTGTCCGGCAAAGAGAAATTTTAAGCTGCTCCCCCTTTCGACAGCGCCCCGCCGGGCGTTGTCCACCGTTGAAAACCAGGATTGCCCACCATGATTCACAACGACGTACTGCGCAGCGTGCGCTACATGCTCGATATCAGCGACAACAAGATGGTCGAGATCACCAAGCTCGGCGGCATGGACATCACCAAGGATGACCTGCTGACTTACCTCAAGAAGGACGAAGAAGAAGGCTTCGTGTTCTGCCCGGACGAGGTCATGGCGCACTTTCTCGATGGCCTGGTGATCTTCAAGCGTGGCAAGGATGAAAGCCGTCCACCGCAGCCGATCGAGACGCCGGTCACCAACAACATCATTCTCAAGAAGCTGCGCGTGGCCTTCGAACTGAAGGAAGATGATATGCACGCCATTCTCAAAGCTGCCGAATTCCCGGTGTCCAAGCCGGAATTGAGCGCGCTGTTTCGCAAATTCGGCCACACCAACTATCGCCCGTGCGGCGACCAGTTGCTGCGTAACTTCCTCAAGGGGCTGACGCTGCGGGTGCGTGCGTAAGCCATGAGTCACCTGGTCTCCCCCGTCGGCTTCGTGCGCTCCTGTTTCAAGGAGAAGTTCGCCATCCCGCGCCAACCGCAACTGGCGCCGGCCGCCCGCGGCGTGCTGGAGCTGGTGGCGCCGTTCGACCAGGGCGAGGCCGTGCAAGGCCTGGAGCAGGTCAGCCATGTGTGGCTGCTGTTTCTGTTCCATCAGGCGTTGGAAGACAAGCCGCGCCTGAAAGTGCGCCCGCCACGCCTGGGTGGCAATACGTCCATGGGGGTGTTCGCCACCCGTGCGACCCATCGGCCCAATGGCATCGGCCAGTCGGTGGTGAAACTGGACAGGGTCGAGCCGGGTCGGTTGTGGATCTCCGGGATCGATCTGCTCGACGGCACGCCGGTGCTGGACATCAAGCCTTACGTGCCTTACGCCGACATCATCGACACGGCCAGCAACCGCATCGCCAGCGGGGCGCCGGCGTTGATTCCCGTACAGTGGCTGAAGACAGCGCTGCAGCAAGCACAAGGCCATGCCCAGCGTCTCGGCGAGCCGTTGGTGGAATTGATTGATCAGTGTTTGGCGCAGGACCCCCGGCCCGCGTACCAGACGCCTGGGCCGGAGCGCGAGTACGGGGTGCGCTTCTGGGATGTGGATGTGCGCTGGCACTATCCCGAGGCTGGGGTGATTTGCGTATTGGAAGTGGTGACAGCGGGATAAACCGCAAACCAACTGTGGGTGGGGACAAGCCCCCTCCCACATTCAGGTCTTCTGTATTGTCCAGTCAGCACATGGTTTGGCTGCTTTATTTCTCGACGAATGCGCGTTCGATCAGGTAATCACCTGGCTCGCGCATGCGTGGCGAAACTTTCAGGCCGAAGCTGTTGAGCACTTCGCTGGTCTCGTCCAGCATGCTTGGGCTGCCGCACAGCATGGCGCGGTCGTCCTCGGGGTTGATCGGCGGCAAGCCGATGTCCCGGAACAGCTTGCCGCTGCGCATCAGGTCGGTCAGGCGGCCCTGGTTTTCAAAGGGCTCGCGGGTCACGGTGGGGTAGTAGATCAACTTCTCACGCACGGCCTCGCCGAAGAATTCGTTCTGCGGCAGGTGCTCGGTGATGAACTCGCGGTAGGCGACTTCGTTGACGTAGCGCACGCCGTGGCACAGGATCACTTTTTCAAAACGCTCGTAGGTTTCCGGATCCTGGATCACACTCATGAACGGCGCCAGGCCAGTGCCGGTGCTGAGCAGGTACAGGTGTTTTCCGGGCTTCAAGTCGTCCAGCACCAGGGTGCCTGTCGGTTTCTTGCTGATGAGGACCTCATCGCCTTCCTTCAGGTGCTGCAATTGGGAAGTCAGCGGGCCATCCGGCACCTTGATGCTGAAGAACTCCAAATGCTCTTCCCAGTTCGGACTGGCAATGGAGTAAGCACGCATGAGCGGGCGGCCGTTGGGTTGCTGCAGGCCGATCATCACGAACTGACCGTTCTCGAAGCGCAGGCCCGGATCGCGGGTGCACTTGAAGCTGAACAGAGTGTCGTTCCAGTGATGAACACTGAGGACACGCTCGTGGTTCATGTTGCTCATGTACGGGGGACTCCTGGAAATGGGTCTGCGCCAAATGTGAAATGCGCAATTGCAGCGCATTCTAATGGCGGCGACAATATCTGTTAACTGGATTATTAAGATAAGGGTTATCGGTTATATCGATATGCGATTTACTCTCCGTCAACTGCAAGTCTTCGTCGCCGTCGCCCAGCAGGAAAGCGTTTCGCGCGCTGCTGGCCTTCTGGCTTTATCCCAATCCGCCGCCAGCACGTCGATTACCGAACTGGAGCGTCAATCCATCTGCCAATTGTTCGACCGCGCCGGTAAACGCTTGAGTCTCAATGCCCTGGGCCATCAGCTGTTGCCCCAGGCGGTCGCGCTGCTGGACCAGGCCAAGGAGATCGAAGACCTGCTCAACGGCAAGTCCGGCTTCGGCTCCCTGGCGGTCGGGGCCACCCTGACGATCGGCAATTACCTGGCGACGCTGCTGATCGGCAGCTTCATGCAGCAGCACCCCGAAAGCCAGGTGAAATTGCACGTGCAGAACACCGCACATATCGTGCATCAAGTGGCGCATTACGAAATTGATCTGGGTCTGATCGAAGGCGACTGCAGCCACCCGGATATCGAAGTACAGACCTGGGTAGAAGACGAGTTAGTGGTGTTTTGCGCCCCACAGCACCACCTGGCCAAACGTGGC
The sequence above is drawn from the Pseudomonas quebecensis genome and encodes:
- a CDS encoding NADH:flavin oxidoreductase/NADH oxidase; its protein translation is MSQLLESYTLRQLTLPNRIAVSPMCQYSSADGLANDWHLVHLGSRAVGGAGLIFTEATAVSAVGRITAQDLGLWNDQQIEPLQRITRFIAAQGGVAGIQLAHAGRKASTHRPWLGKHGSVKPEDGGWVPVAPSPIAFDPQHTQPKPLDEAQIQQVIADFVAAAKRALTAGFKVVEIHAAHGYLLHQFLSPLSNQRQDAYGGSFENRIRLVLQVTQAVREAWPRELPLFVRVSATDWVEDGWNPDETVELARRLKDLGVDLIDVSSGGTAANAEIPTGPGYQTRFAERVRKEAGIATGTVGMITEPAQAEHILRTCQADIIFLARELLRDPYWPLHADDDLGGRKATWPAQYQRATHRDQPIHESDLKN
- a CDS encoding potassium transporter Kup — its product is MGQASSQAVGAEHSNAKPIGMLVAAVGVVYGDIGTSPLYTLKEVFNGGYGVQVNHDGVLGILALIFWSLIWVVSIKYMLFVLRADNQGEGGIMALTALARRAAGERRRLRSFLVVCGLCGAALFYGDSMITPAISVLSAVEGLELAFDGLEKWVVPIALVVLVALFLIQKHGTDHIGKLFGPVMVTWFLVLGGLGVYGITLHPEVLHALNPIWAVRFFEAHPGIGVAILGAVVLALTGAEALYADMGHFGRKPIARAWFMLVLPALVLNYFGQGAMLLGDPEAARNPFYLLAPSWALIPLVVLSTLATVIASQAVISGAFSLTRQAIQLGYIPRMHIQHTSSAEQGQIYIGAVNWSLMVGVILLVLGFESSNALASAYGVAVTGTMLMTTILVSAVMLLLWKWPPVLAVPVLVCCLLVDGLYFAANVPKIIQGGAFPVLAGIVLFVLMTTWKRGKQLLVERLDEGGLPLPIFISSIRVQPPHRVQGTAVFLTARPDAVPHALLHNLLHNQVLHEQVVLLTVVYEDIPRVPATRRFEVDAYGEGFFRVILHFGFTDEPDVPQALKLCHLDELDFSPMRTTYFLSRETVIASRIKGMARWREGLFAFMLKNANGNLRFFKLPVNRVIELGTQVEM
- the rimO gene encoding 30S ribosomal protein S12 methylthiotransferase RimO — encoded protein: MSTTPATANPKVGFVSLGCPKALVDSERILTQLRMEGYDVVSTYQDADVVVVNTCGFIDSAKAESLEVIGEAIKENGKVIVTGCMGVEEGNIRNVHPSVLAVTGPQQYEQVVNAVHDVVPPRQDHNPLIDLVPPQGIKLTPRHYAYLKISEGCNHSCSFCIIPSMRGKLVSRPVGDVLDEAQRLVKSGVKELLVISQDTSAYGVDVKYRTGFWNGAPVKTRMTELCEALSSLGVWVRLHYVYPYPHVDELIPLMAAGKILPYLDIPFQHASPKVLKAMKRPAFEDKTLARIKNWREICPDLIIRSTFIVGFPGETEEDFQYLLDWLTEAQLDRVGCFQYSPVEGAPANLLDLAVVPDDVKQDRWERFMAHQQAISSARLQLRIGKEIEVLIDEVDEQGAVGRCFFDAPEIDGNVFIDDASGLKPGDKVWCTVTDADEYDLWAEKRD
- a CDS encoding GNAT family N-acetyltransferase, with product MRQHSVIHTPNTRDYPELVRVWEASVRATHDFLPDSYIVLLKDLVLTRYLDAVMLVCTKDARQRITGFAGVAAGKVEMLFIDPQHRGQGLGRQLLRYAVECMNADELEVNEQNPQALAFYLKQGFEVIGRTEHDGLGQPYPLLRMRLRQLSSQARQG
- a CDS encoding rRNA pseudouridine synthase, yielding MTDPIRLSKRLIELVGCSRREAELFIEGGWVSVDGEVIDEPQFKVTTQKVELDPEAKATAPEPVTILLHAPAGVDADTAMAMISAETLSDEHRFGKRPLKGHFLRLSASADLQAKASGLLVFTQDWKILRKLTADAAKIEQEYVVEVEGEMVAHGLNRLNHGLTYKGKELPAVKASWQNENRLRFALKNPQPGVIALFCEAVGLKVVAIRRIRIGGVSIGKVPVGQWRYLSGKEKF
- a CDS encoding DUF1456 family protein; this translates as MIHNDVLRSVRYMLDISDNKMVEITKLGGMDITKDDLLTYLKKDEEEGFVFCPDEVMAHFLDGLVIFKRGKDESRPPQPIETPVTNNIILKKLRVAFELKEDDMHAILKAAEFPVSKPELSALFRKFGHTNYRPCGDQLLRNFLKGLTLRVRA
- the tsaA gene encoding tRNA (N6-threonylcarbamoyladenosine(37)-N6)-methyltransferase TrmO — its product is MSHLVSPVGFVRSCFKEKFAIPRQPQLAPAARGVLELVAPFDQGEAVQGLEQVSHVWLLFLFHQALEDKPRLKVRPPRLGGNTSMGVFATRATHRPNGIGQSVVKLDRVEPGRLWISGIDLLDGTPVLDIKPYVPYADIIDTASNRIASGAPALIPVQWLKTALQQAQGHAQRLGEPLVELIDQCLAQDPRPAYQTPGPEREYGVRFWDVDVRWHYPEAGVICVLEVVTAG
- the fpr gene encoding ferredoxin-NADP reductase codes for the protein MSNMNHERVLSVHHWNDTLFSFKCTRDPGLRFENGQFVMIGLQQPNGRPLMRAYSIASPNWEEHLEFFSIKVPDGPLTSQLQHLKEGDEVLISKKPTGTLVLDDLKPGKHLYLLSTGTGLAPFMSVIQDPETYERFEKVILCHGVRYVNEVAYREFITEHLPQNEFFGEAVREKLIYYPTVTREPFENQGRLTDLMRSGKLFRDIGLPPINPEDDRAMLCGSPSMLDETSEVLNSFGLKVSPRMREPGDYLIERAFVEK
- a CDS encoding LysR family transcriptional regulator, which produces MRFTLRQLQVFVAVAQQESVSRAAGLLALSQSAASTSITELERQSICQLFDRAGKRLSLNALGHQLLPQAVALLDQAKEIEDLLNGKSGFGSLAVGATLTIGNYLATLLIGSFMQQHPESQVKLHVQNTAHIVHQVAHYEIDLGLIEGDCSHPDIEVQTWVEDELVVFCAPQHHLAKRGVASMDELTHEAWILREQGSGTRLTFDQAMRHHRSALNIRLELEHTEAIKRAVESGLGIGCISRLALRDAFRRGSLVPVETPDLDLARQFYFIWHKQKYQTSAMREFLELCRAFTAGVQRSDEIVLPNIA